GCAGGGAGAAGACCAGAGAGGCTTTATCCACAGTCTGATCAATTCCAATCATGTCCTTTCGGGCCACTACGGCAAAACGTGTATAATTATGGGGATTTGTTTCGATACCATCGGCAAGAATCTCAAGTCCATAAAAGCCTGCAGCATCCGCACCGGCAATGGCCCCGATGGTGAAATCATTCTCTTGAGAGACATAAGAGGCTGCTCCGGCAGTATCATAGAAGGAGACGGCCTCTATCCCTCTTTTCTCCAGAAACTCAGCACATTGGGACAGGGCCTGGGGATGGGAGTAAACCTTCTTGATGCCTTCGAGACTGGTCCCGGGTCTGACCAGGAGATTATGACGGATTCTGATCTTGATCTCCCCGCAGATTCTCAAATCGGGATAGCGATAGAGAAGATCGTAGTTTTCAAGAATAGATCCTGCAACGGAATTTTCCAGAGGAACAATACCCCAATCGGCATCTCCTGAAAGAACGGAGCGGAAAATATCAGAGAAATGGGGGACAGGAACAGCGTCGACCGAGCTGCCGCTGAAATAAGTTTTGACAGCCAGCTCGCTATAGGCTCCATGGATTCCCTGAAATGCCGCTCTGGGGCTGGAATTTTCGGTTCTTGATAAGACACCCGCCTCCTGAACAGCAGTGACCAGAGCCTGATGTCTCTTATCTGGAATGCGGGAGAGTTCCTTCCCGACGACGGAACAGAGAGTCTCCATGTCACCCATGAGCTTCTCAAACTGTTCGGGATAAAGGGACTGGGGACCGTCGGAGCTTGCGTTATCTGGGTCGGGGTGAACTTCAATGATGAGTCCATTGGCTCCCGCAGCCACACCAGCCAGAGCCATGGGAAGAACCTTGTCTCTCAGACCGGTTCCATGGGAGGGGTCGACTATAACAGGGAGGTGACTGAGTTTCTGAACAACCGGAATGGCCGACAGATCCAGTGTATTTCTGGTCATGGTTTCGAAGGTTCTGATTCCTCTTTCACAGAGGATCACCTTGTCCGTACCAGAAGCCAGCAGGTATTCTGCGGCCATCAGCCATTCTTCTATAGTGGCAGAAAGGCCCCTTTTAAGAATGACAGGCATTCCCATGGAACCGACTTTTTTGAGGAGTTCAAAGTTTTGCATGTTCCGGGCGCCAATCTGAAATATATCAATATATTCCTTCATCATATCCGCATCATTGGGGGAGACAATTTCTGTGACGACAGGCATTCCGGTCAATTCACCGGCTTCCTTCAGATAACGGCAGCCTTCTTCTCCCAGCCCCTGGAATGAGTAGGGAGAGGTTCGTGGTTTGAAGGCCCCCCCCCGCAGGATGACGGCACCGGCTTTTTTGACAGCCAGGGCTGATTCAATGATCTGTTCCCGGGATTCAACGGCACAGGGACCGGCCATAACAACGACCCGATTTCCACCAATGGTCACAGGACCGATATCAAAGACTGTATCTTCTTTTTTTAGTTCCCGGGAAGCCAGTTTATAGGGCTTGGTAATGGGAATAACCTGAGCCACTCCGGGGAGGAGCTCTATCTGCCTGATATCCAGAGAAACCGAACCCACAGCTCCGAGAACCGTTTCTTTTTCACCGATGATTTCCCGGACTTTCAGGCCCTTGGACTCCAGATATCTCTGTATATGCTTTTTTTCAGCATTCTGAACCGTATTATGCAAAACAATAATCATGGCGGTATTTTAGTTTATTTTACTACGATGTGCCATAAGGAGAGTGACATTCTTGATAGATTTAATTTCAGGCAGGGGTATCAGTTGAGAG
This is a stretch of genomic DNA from Oceanispirochaeta sp.. It encodes these proteins:
- the aroF gene encoding 3-deoxy-7-phosphoheptulonate synthase, with the protein product MIIVLHNTVQNAEKKHIQRYLESKGLKVREIIGEKETVLGAVGSVSLDIRQIELLPGVAQVIPITKPYKLASRELKKEDTVFDIGPVTIGGNRVVVMAGPCAVESREQIIESALAVKKAGAVILRGGAFKPRTSPYSFQGLGEEGCRYLKEAGELTGMPVVTEIVSPNDADMMKEYIDIFQIGARNMQNFELLKKVGSMGMPVILKRGLSATIEEWLMAAEYLLASGTDKVILCERGIRTFETMTRNTLDLSAIPVVQKLSHLPVIVDPSHGTGLRDKVLPMALAGVAAGANGLIIEVHPDPDNASSDGPQSLYPEQFEKLMGDMETLCSVVGKELSRIPDKRHQALVTAVQEAGVLSRTENSSPRAAFQGIHGAYSELAVKTYFSGSSVDAVPVPHFSDIFRSVLSGDADWGIVPLENSVAGSILENYDLLYRYPDLRICGEIKIRIRHNLLVRPGTSLEGIKKVYSHPQALSQCAEFLEKRGIEAVSFYDTAGAASYVSQENDFTIGAIAGADAAGFYGLEILADGIETNPHNYTRFAVVARKDMIGIDQTVDKASLVFSLPDEAGSLSSCLSVFSEYKLNMKKLESRPIHGKPWSYMFYIDLEIPEDRAVFDQAVEKITGLTEDFRILGLYHS